Proteins encoded in a region of the Isoalcanivorax pacificus W11-5 genome:
- a CDS encoding LysR family transcriptional regulator yields the protein MFSADDDPRHMTEQDDSRASARARAPWLEFFDSRAQLDAFVQVAELASFRRAATHLGIGVVSLRRQIGKLERQQGERLFRREGDAVRLTGAGRRLYAVARLIPGATRTDMLAQSLSRPVTLALDEPLAHDLLRRGLMTYLRNQPRARINLLPAALGQVLEQEADVRVVLREPETPPQDDALLVRRLGCLRFAPFTARRHQTRNALPLEECLLVQYRGFGALPAFEEWNALVGQRKVGVLEVDTSDLLRDCLIWSAAVGLLPHYSHRLDRNLLPLDTLLAGTPALDVHLLVRRDISNRVEVNAVVNMLVQAFADRREWLMD from the coding sequence ATGTTCTCCGCCGATGATGATCCGCGCCATATGACAGAACAGGATGATTCGCGCGCGTCCGCGCGGGCACGCGCGCCCTGGCTGGAATTTTTCGACAGCCGCGCACAACTGGACGCATTCGTGCAGGTGGCCGAGCTGGCCAGCTTCCGGCGTGCCGCCACGCATCTCGGCATCGGTGTGGTCTCGCTGCGGCGCCAGATCGGCAAACTGGAACGGCAGCAGGGCGAGCGCCTGTTTCGCCGTGAGGGTGATGCCGTCCGCCTGACCGGCGCTGGCCGCCGGCTGTATGCCGTGGCGCGATTGATTCCCGGTGCCACGCGCACGGACATGCTGGCGCAATCGTTGTCGCGGCCTGTCACCCTGGCGCTGGATGAACCGCTGGCCCATGACCTGTTGCGGCGCGGGCTGATGACGTATTTGCGCAATCAGCCCCGTGCGCGCATCAATCTGTTGCCGGCGGCCCTTGGCCAGGTGCTTGAGCAGGAGGCCGATGTGCGGGTCGTGCTGCGCGAACCGGAAACGCCCCCGCAGGATGATGCGTTGCTGGTGCGGCGGCTGGGCTGCCTGCGTTTTGCGCCCTTTACCGCGCGCCGGCATCAGACGCGCAACGCGTTGCCACTGGAAGAGTGCCTGCTGGTGCAATACCGGGGGTTTGGTGCGCTGCCGGCGTTTGAGGAATGGAACGCGCTGGTTGGCCAGCGCAAGGTCGGCGTGCTGGAAGTGGACACCAGCGACCTGCTGCGCGACTGCCTGATCTGGAGCGCGGCCGTCGGCCTGCTGCCGCACTACAGCCACCGGCTGGACCGCAATCTGCTGCCGCTGGATACGCTGCTGGCAGGCACCCCCGCGCTGGACGTGCATCTGCTGGTGCGCCGGGACATCAGTAATCGTGTCGAAGTAAATGCCGTGGTCAATATGCTGGTGCAGGCATTCGCCGACAGGCGTGAGTGGCTGATGGATTAA
- a CDS encoding DUF2341 domain-containing protein: MQRLITLILACLCALPLAAQAWWQTEWSYRKQISIDTTTEGASISAPLGRAPLLVRLHTGNFTFDGVQENGADIRFVASDDQTVLHHQIERFDALMGIAYIWVDVPQVDGGSRQDIWMYYGNDAAPSTSNGQLAFDPNYTLVYHFDGAAGAPPRDTTAFSNHALSTLSDVAEGVIGSAAQFNGIEPLLLPESPSLAVPAGSLYTLSAWVRADQMQGQQLLFSRRDAGNALLIGISDGVPFVEVNGARSEPGQPLAPGTWQHLAVTADGTALKLFVNGRVSTTLQAMLPPLATVAAIGGDVPGAAAPAVAEGDGAAPVPAAYTPFIGAIDELRISKVARADALIMADALSQGAESRLLVFGVDEEQSGFGFGGLGFLFSAVPLDAWIIIAVLVFMMIQSWIIMIRKNSAVVRMERANEHFREKFSQVGMRLEMLADKPGAEKEFADSSLWKIYQAAVNEIRTRRSQGIQHISAASIEAIRSSMDVVRTQQQKILGAKLGTLSNAIAGGPYIGLLGTVLGIMVVFLGTAMAGDVNINAIAPGMAAALLATAMGLFVAIPALFGYNRLVSRNKDVNADMRVFLDEFVTRLAEVYEAEHRFDDTPHGTAIHA; this comes from the coding sequence ATGCAACGCTTGATAACCCTGATACTTGCCTGCCTGTGTGCGCTGCCGCTGGCGGCGCAGGCCTGGTGGCAGACGGAATGGAGCTATCGTAAACAGATCTCCATCGACACCACCACCGAAGGGGCGTCGATCAGCGCTCCGCTGGGTCGTGCGCCGTTGCTGGTGCGCCTGCACACCGGCAATTTCACCTTTGACGGTGTGCAGGAAAACGGTGCCGACATCCGCTTTGTCGCCAGTGATGACCAGACCGTGCTGCACCACCAGATTGAACGCTTCGATGCGCTGATGGGGATCGCCTATATCTGGGTGGACGTGCCGCAGGTCGACGGTGGCAGCCGCCAGGATATCTGGATGTACTACGGCAATGACGCCGCACCCTCCACCAGCAACGGCCAGCTCGCCTTCGACCCCAACTACACGCTGGTGTACCACTTCGATGGTGCCGCCGGTGCGCCCCCGCGTGACACCACCGCGTTCAGCAACCATGCCCTGAGCACCCTGTCGGATGTGGCGGAAGGGGTGATCGGCAGCGCGGCGCAGTTCAACGGCATCGAGCCGCTGCTGCTGCCGGAGAGCCCGTCGCTGGCGGTGCCGGCCGGCTCGCTCTACACCCTGAGTGCCTGGGTGCGTGCCGACCAGATGCAGGGCCAGCAACTGCTGTTCAGCCGCCGTGACGCCGGCAACGCCTTGCTGATCGGTATCAGCGACGGCGTGCCGTTCGTGGAAGTGAACGGCGCCCGCTCCGAACCGGGCCAGCCGCTGGCGCCGGGCACCTGGCAGCATCTGGCCGTCACTGCCGATGGCACGGCGCTGAAACTGTTCGTCAATGGTCGCGTCAGCACCACGTTGCAGGCCATGCTGCCGCCGCTGGCGACCGTGGCTGCAATCGGCGGTGATGTCCCCGGCGCGGCCGCGCCGGCGGTGGCAGAGGGCGACGGCGCAGCGCCGGTGCCTGCCGCCTACACCCCGTTCATTGGTGCCATTGATGAATTGCGTATCTCCAAGGTGGCCCGCGCGGATGCACTGATCATGGCCGACGCCCTGTCGCAGGGCGCGGAATCGCGCCTGCTGGTGTTCGGGGTGGACGAAGAACAGTCCGGTTTCGGCTTTGGCGGCCTCGGCTTCCTGTTCAGTGCGGTGCCGCTGGATGCCTGGATCATCATCGCCGTGCTGGTGTTCATGATGATCCAGTCGTGGATCATCATGATCCGCAAGAACAGCGCGGTGGTGCGCATGGAGCGTGCCAACGAGCACTTCCGCGAGAAATTTTCACAGGTCGGCATGCGCCTGGAAATGCTGGCGGACAAGCCCGGCGCGGAAAAAGAATTTGCTGACTCGTCCCTGTGGAAAATCTACCAGGCGGCAGTCAATGAAATCCGTACCCGGCGCAGCCAGGGTATCCAGCATATTTCAGCGGCCTCCATTGAAGCGATCCGGTCCTCCATGGACGTGGTGCGCACCCAGCAACAGAAAATCCTCGGCGCAAAGCTCGGCACGCTGTCCAACGCCATCGCGGGCGGCCCCTATATCGGCCTGCTCGGCACTGTGCTCGGCATCATGGTGGTGTTCCTGGGCACGGCCATGGCCGGCGACGTCAACATCAACGCCATCGCACCCGGCATGGCTGCCGCATTGCTGGCCACCGCAATGGGGCTGTTCGTCGCCATTCCGGCCCTGTTTGGCTACAACCGCCTGGTCAGCCGCAACAAGGATGTGAACGCCGACATGCGCGTGTTCCTGGATGAATTCGTCACGCGCCTGGCGGAAGTGTACGAAGCCGAACACCGCTTCGACGACACACCACACGGCACCGCCATCCACGCGTAA
- a CDS encoding ShlB/FhaC/HecB family hemolysin secretion/activation protein, translated as MLSLNKLHLLSGAVLLCLLVLAGNVAQAQTAHDESVAPAPEHEARIPTVTIREYIVRGNSVLSTLDIQRAVYPFLGEGRTLEDIEAARDALQQAYQQKGYQSVFVDLPEQQVSGGIVFLIVGETRIGRVRVMEAEYTSPLEIRKAVPALEEGSVPNFELVQRQLTALSSSGKRQVVPVVREGVVPGTMDVDLNVEDSSPWYGSLSLNNDYSADTSQLRAVATVGHDNLWQKHHQVSLTLFTAPEEPDDAMVWSANYTAPLSERWNLRVSGYTSDSDVATVGGTTVIGKGSTYGVSLIHTWPFANNWVHSVSAGIDFKDFDEQIGLGNEMSKVPLKYAPLSLSYTGYRFSDVSQADVNLTLLSGFRSVLGYGSSDFEFNEKRFRASASFSVLKLGGGYTRTFPGDWQAALNSSLQFASGPLVANEQLSAGGASSVRGYLSAEATGDNGGLGSLELRTPSLSNWYGPDLNEWRFYLFAEGARLEVLEVLEENRRVFRLASAGIGTRAQFFDGLSWGVDMAWPLRRGPNTEEYDPHVHFNVRASF; from the coding sequence ATGCTGTCATTGAACAAGTTGCACCTGCTGTCAGGCGCTGTGTTGCTTTGCCTGCTGGTGCTGGCGGGAAACGTGGCCCAGGCACAGACCGCACATGATGAAAGCGTCGCGCCCGCGCCGGAGCACGAGGCGCGGATACCGACCGTGACGATTCGTGAATACATCGTGCGTGGCAATTCCGTACTGTCGACGCTGGATATCCAGCGCGCCGTCTACCCGTTCCTCGGCGAAGGCCGCACGCTGGAAGACATCGAGGCCGCGCGTGATGCACTGCAACAGGCCTACCAGCAGAAAGGCTACCAGTCCGTATTCGTGGACCTGCCCGAACAGCAGGTCAGTGGCGGCATTGTATTCCTGATCGTGGGGGAAACGCGCATTGGCCGCGTGCGGGTAATGGAGGCGGAGTACACCTCGCCGCTGGAGATCCGCAAGGCCGTGCCGGCACTGGAAGAAGGCAGCGTGCCCAATTTCGAACTGGTGCAGCGCCAGCTGACCGCGCTGTCGAGCAGTGGCAAGCGGCAGGTGGTGCCGGTGGTCCGCGAAGGCGTTGTGCCCGGCACCATGGACGTGGATCTCAACGTCGAAGACAGCAGCCCCTGGTATGGCAGCCTGTCGCTGAACAACGATTACAGTGCCGATACCTCGCAGCTGCGCGCCGTGGCCACCGTCGGTCACGATAACCTCTGGCAGAAACATCACCAGGTCTCGCTGACGCTGTTCACGGCGCCGGAAGAGCCCGATGACGCCATGGTCTGGTCCGCTAACTACACCGCGCCGCTGAGCGAGCGCTGGAACCTGCGTGTGTCCGGCTACACCTCCGACAGTGATGTGGCCACCGTCGGTGGCACCACGGTGATCGGCAAGGGCAGCACCTACGGTGTATCGCTGATCCACACCTGGCCGTTCGCCAACAACTGGGTGCACTCGGTGTCGGCGGGGATCGATTTCAAGGATTTCGACGAACAGATCGGGCTGGGTAACGAGATGAGCAAGGTGCCGCTGAAATATGCGCCGCTATCGCTCTCCTATACCGGTTACCGATTCAGCGATGTATCGCAGGCGGATGTAAACCTGACGTTGCTCAGTGGCTTTCGTTCCGTACTCGGCTACGGCAGCAGCGATTTCGAGTTCAACGAAAAACGCTTCCGCGCATCAGCCAGCTTTTCCGTGCTGAAACTGGGCGGCGGCTACACCCGTACCTTCCCCGGCGACTGGCAGGCGGCGCTGAACAGCTCGCTGCAATTCGCCAGTGGCCCGCTGGTGGCCAATGAACAGCTTTCCGCCGGGGGCGCCAGCAGTGTGCGGGGCTACCTCTCCGCAGAAGCGACCGGCGACAACGGCGGCCTGGGCTCCCTCGAACTGCGCACCCCGTCACTGAGCAACTGGTACGGCCCGGACCTGAACGAATGGCGCTTTTATCTGTTCGCCGAAGGTGCCCGGCTGGAGGTGCTGGAAGTGCTGGAGGAAAACCGGCGGGTATTTCGTCTGGCCAGTGCCGGCATAGGGACCCGTGCGCAGTTCTTCGACGGGTTGTCGTGGGGCGTGGATATGGCCTGGCCGCTGCGCAGAGGGCCGAACACCGAAGAGTACGACCCGCACGTGCATTTCAACGTGCGTGCCAGTTTCTGA
- a CDS encoding DNA ligase → MRTMILIGLLLCGAGAAHAEPPALLLATDYAGETALEAFWVSEKLDGVRARWDGAQLVSRQGNVFNAPAWFTHDFPDVPLDGELWLGRGRFAEVSGAVRRQQPDTAQWRDIRFMVFDLPDHPGTFDARLAALRARLQPSPSPYIALIEQFRVADRAALLARLDTVVARGGEGLMLHHGSARYQPGRSDALLKLKPYQDAEAVVIGHLPGKGRHAGRLGALQVETAEGIRFRLGTGFSDHERDVPPPLGSVVTYRYHGVTRDGVPRFASFLRLRHLPAAMAEEYE, encoded by the coding sequence ATGAGAACAATGATACTGATCGGTCTTTTACTCTGCGGCGCGGGCGCCGCACACGCTGAGCCGCCGGCGCTGCTGCTGGCCACCGACTACGCGGGCGAAACCGCCCTGGAGGCGTTCTGGGTCAGCGAAAAACTCGACGGCGTACGTGCCCGCTGGGACGGCGCGCAACTGGTTTCCCGGCAGGGCAACGTCTTCAATGCGCCGGCCTGGTTTACACACGATTTTCCCGACGTGCCGCTCGATGGCGAGCTGTGGCTGGGACGCGGCCGTTTTGCCGAGGTGTCCGGTGCCGTGCGCCGGCAGCAACCCGACACAGCGCAATGGCGCGACATCCGTTTCATGGTGTTCGACCTGCCTGATCACCCGGGCACGTTTGACGCCCGGCTCGCGGCACTGCGTGCCCGGTTGCAGCCTTCCCCGTCGCCCTACATTGCATTGATCGAACAGTTTCGCGTGGCGGATCGCGCTGCACTGCTGGCGCGGCTGGACACCGTGGTCGCGCGTGGCGGTGAGGGGCTGATGCTGCATCACGGCAGTGCCCGCTATCAGCCGGGCCGCTCCGACGCGCTGTTGAAGCTCAAGCCTTATCAGGATGCCGAGGCCGTCGTGATCGGTCACCTGCCGGGCAAGGGCCGCCATGCCGGCAGGCTGGGTGCCTTGCAGGTGGAGACAGCGGAGGGGATACGTTTTCGTCTGGGCACAGGGTTTTCCGATCATGAACGCGATGTGCCACCGCCGCTGGGCAGCGTGGTCACGTACCGGTACCACGGCGTCACGCGGGACGGCGTGCCGCGCTTTGCCAGTTTTCTGCGGCTGCGCCACTTGCCGGCCGCAATGGCGGAGGAGTATGAATAG
- a CDS encoding peptidylprolyl isomerase has product MSRGKTLGWLIGVGALSALVSGSLVAGLARQESAVPVSKAAGAVVAQLGNNALLHSSELRQRLQSLPADSLSAVVSDRALLEQWLKERLVERALVNEALARDWPQRDTVAAALRQATEQLVLQDYLATLSEPPTDYPPATMLQQAYDRAAPELVAPDLYHLQQIFVAVTGETGRQAAQQRASALAERARRTPAAFADLAQSASDNPDIDTGLVPLSRLLPAVREQVAALSPGEIAGPIRSEAGLHVLKLVAREPARQLSLEDVSPQLREALRQQYRRDQITGYVDTLLARTSLNIDGAALTQVVDSLR; this is encoded by the coding sequence ATGTCCCGTGGCAAGACGCTGGGTTGGCTGATTGGCGTGGGCGCACTGTCGGCGCTGGTGTCCGGTTCACTGGTGGCCGGACTGGCCCGGCAGGAGAGCGCTGTGCCGGTGTCGAAGGCTGCCGGCGCGGTCGTCGCACAGCTGGGTAACAATGCGCTCCTGCACAGCAGCGAACTGCGCCAGCGATTGCAGTCATTGCCGGCCGACAGCCTGTCTGCGGTGGTGAGTGATCGGGCATTGCTGGAACAGTGGCTGAAAGAACGGCTGGTAGAGCGCGCGCTGGTGAACGAAGCGCTGGCCAGAGACTGGCCGCAACGTGACACCGTGGCGGCAGCCCTGCGCCAGGCGACCGAACAGCTGGTGTTGCAGGATTACCTCGCCACGCTGAGCGAACCCCCGACGGATTATCCCCCCGCAACGATGTTGCAACAGGCCTACGACCGGGCTGCACCGGAGCTGGTGGCACCCGATCTGTACCATCTGCAGCAGATTTTTGTCGCCGTCACCGGCGAGACAGGGCGGCAGGCGGCGCAGCAGCGGGCGAGCGCCCTGGCCGAGCGCGCGCGGCGCACGCCGGCGGCGTTTGCGGATCTGGCGCAGTCGGCGTCGGACAACCCCGACATTGATACCGGCCTGGTGCCGCTGTCGCGATTGCTGCCTGCGGTGCGCGAGCAGGTGGCGGCCCTGTCACCCGGCGAGATCGCCGGGCCGATACGTTCCGAGGCTGGCCTGCATGTGCTCAAGCTGGTGGCACGGGAACCGGCGCGCCAGCTCAGCCTGGAAGACGTATCGCCGCAGTTGCGCGAAGCACTGCGCCAGCAATACCGCCGCGACCAGATCACCGGCTACGTGGACACCCTTCTTGCGCGCACGTCACTGAATATCGATGGCGCGGCGTTGACGCAGGTCGTGGATTCGCTGCGTTGA
- a CDS encoding YbjN domain-containing protein, translated as MSDTAMIDAVSVESMTTLLQSAGYRVTPSEQGDVVQLLSASQGIGFALRFGNRRNDTEYLDYTLSCALRVQGELPPALVNDWNRQKRFARLSHQAGFLLLEQDVIVAGGVSEGCLRANAEIWDRLLQEFILFLKQYIAQPVEAAAPMDVDETETA; from the coding sequence ATGAGTGACACAGCAATGATCGACGCCGTTTCCGTCGAGAGCATGACCACCCTGTTGCAGTCCGCCGGCTACCGCGTGACCCCGTCCGAACAGGGCGACGTGGTGCAGCTGCTCAGTGCCTCCCAGGGCATCGGCTTCGCGCTGCGCTTTGGCAACCGCCGCAACGACACCGAATACCTGGACTACACCCTGAGCTGTGCATTGCGCGTGCAGGGCGAGCTGCCGCCGGCGCTGGTGAACGACTGGAACCGCCAGAAGCGGTTTGCGCGGCTGTCCCATCAGGCCGGCTTTCTGTTGCTGGAGCAGGACGTGATCGTGGCTGGCGGCGTGAGCGAGGGCTGCCTGCGCGCCAACGCGGAAATCTGGGACCGGCTGTTGCAGGAATTCATCCTGTTTCTGAAACAGTACATCGCACAGCCGGTCGAGGCCGCTGCGCCGATGGACGTCGACGAAACCGAAACCGCCTGA
- a CDS encoding TonB family protein — translation MFDRVTVLRARGQALPTLVVAIVAAVVVAGLAWLIWLWANDMGGVRREAPKMQTIIPLPPPPPPPEEPPPPPEPQDIEEEVPEPDPEPTPVEEPLPEDEAPTPADDLAEAMQIDGEAQAGADAFNIAAGSGGGMAGAGAGRVGNATYGQYLAYQFQRILRDAEETRHLSFRLQANVWLNDAGQITRVELVRSSGDADVDARVIAALRAVPSLSERPPASLSLPVRVSLQGRRPT, via the coding sequence ATGTTTGATCGCGTAACCGTTCTGCGTGCCCGTGGCCAGGCCCTGCCCACCCTGGTGGTGGCCATTGTCGCAGCCGTGGTCGTGGCGGGGCTGGCCTGGCTGATCTGGTTATGGGCCAACGACATGGGCGGCGTACGGCGCGAGGCACCGAAGATGCAGACCATCATCCCGCTGCCGCCGCCACCGCCGCCGCCGGAAGAACCCCCGCCGCCGCCGGAGCCGCAGGACATTGAGGAAGAGGTGCCCGAGCCCGATCCGGAGCCAACGCCAGTGGAAGAGCCGCTGCCGGAAGACGAGGCCCCCACACCTGCAGACGACCTGGCGGAAGCCATGCAGATCGACGGCGAGGCCCAGGCCGGTGCGGACGCGTTCAATATCGCGGCCGGTTCCGGTGGTGGCATGGCGGGTGCCGGCGCGGGTCGCGTCGGCAACGCCACCTATGGGCAGTACCTGGCGTATCAGTTCCAGCGCATTTTGCGTGACGCCGAAGAAACCCGGCATCTGAGTTTCCGCTTGCAGGCCAACGTCTGGCTCAACGACGCCGGCCAGATCACCCGCGTCGAGCTGGTGCGTTCCAGCGGTGACGCCGACGTGGACGCGCGGGTGATCGCGGCGCTGCGTGCGGTGCCGTCGCTGTCGGAACGGCCGCCAGCCTCATTGTCTTTGCCGGTGCGGGTGTCCCTGCAGGGACGCCGGCCTACTTAA
- a CDS encoding efflux RND transporter periplasmic adaptor subunit, with product MSETRSALFSRARLIWVVVLVVVLGGLWYLLSRSPSAPVGMMSRSAWDGPVAVRTANAEAGELSVQIKAIGTVTPLNTVTVRSRVEGELARVLFEEGQEVEKGTLLAEIDPSSYRVQLAQAEGQYQQNQAELAGAEQDLALYRDLYEQDSIARQQLTQQEALVNQLRGAMKANQAQIDSARLQLAWTRIEAPITGRLGLRNVDPGNLVSTGDTEGLVTITQMRPISVVFTIPEGQLNAVRSAVAAGKPMPVEALDRNGETVLASGRLTTLDNQIDTATGTLRLRAEFENDDNSLFPNQFVNVRLQLRTLPDAVTIPADAVQYGSRGTYVYVLRDNKAYLRPIMLGPVDGERIAVSEGLADGEPVVLEGMERLRDGRDVVVIEGDSAPPEAAAPTPRPGGRPGGGARP from the coding sequence ATGTCTGAAACACGTTCCGCCCTGTTTTCCCGTGCCCGCCTGATCTGGGTGGTGGTGCTCGTCGTCGTGCTTGGCGGGCTCTGGTATCTGCTGTCGCGTTCCCCGTCGGCCCCGGTCGGCATGATGTCGCGCAGTGCCTGGGACGGCCCGGTGGCCGTGCGCACCGCGAACGCCGAAGCCGGCGAACTGAGTGTACAGATCAAGGCCATCGGCACCGTGACGCCGCTGAACACCGTCACGGTGCGCAGCCGGGTGGAAGGTGAACTGGCGCGGGTGCTGTTCGAAGAAGGCCAGGAAGTGGAAAAAGGCACGCTGCTGGCGGAAATCGACCCGTCCTCCTATCGCGTGCAACTGGCCCAGGCCGAAGGCCAGTACCAGCAGAACCAGGCCGAACTGGCCGGCGCCGAGCAGGACCTGGCGCTGTACAGGGACCTCTACGAACAGGATTCCATCGCCCGCCAGCAGCTCACCCAGCAGGAAGCACTGGTGAACCAGTTGCGCGGCGCCATGAAGGCCAACCAGGCACAGATCGACAGTGCCCGGCTGCAACTGGCCTGGACCCGCATCGAGGCACCGATCACCGGCCGGCTCGGCCTGCGCAATGTGGACCCGGGCAACCTGGTCAGCACCGGCGACACCGAAGGGTTGGTGACGATCACCCAGATGCGTCCGATCTCGGTGGTGTTCACCATTCCCGAAGGGCAGCTCAATGCCGTACGCAGTGCCGTGGCTGCCGGCAAGCCGATGCCGGTGGAGGCGCTGGACCGTAACGGTGAAACGGTGCTTGCCAGCGGCCGGTTGACCACGCTGGACAACCAGATCGACACGGCCACCGGCACCCTGCGCCTGCGGGCCGAATTCGAGAACGACGACAACAGCCTGTTCCCGAACCAGTTCGTCAACGTGCGCCTGCAACTGCGTACGCTGCCGGATGCCGTCACCATTCCCGCCGATGCCGTGCAGTACGGTTCACGGGGCACGTATGTCTATGTGCTGCGCGACAACAAGGCGTACCTGCGTCCGATCATGCTCGGCCCGGTGGATGGCGAGCGCATCGCCGTCAGCGAAGGGCTGGCCGATGGCGAGCCGGTGGTGCTGGAAGGCATGGAACGGTTGCGTGACGGCCGCGATGTTGTGG
- a CDS encoding ExbD/TolR family protein: MASVNSPEDEDSAVDGINITPLVDVLMVVLVMFILTATAQVAGIRVDLPKASSSTSLSESKTKAISINDVGQVFLDAYPVTLPELEDRLRTEKALNPDFPVVIRGDAVVQYQKVIEVLDLLRRLELTQVGLVTGRPK, from the coding sequence ATGGCCTCCGTGAACAGCCCGGAAGACGAAGACAGCGCCGTTGACGGCATCAACATCACGCCGCTGGTGGATGTGCTGATGGTGGTGCTGGTGATGTTCATCCTCACCGCCACCGCGCAGGTCGCCGGTATCCGTGTGGACCTGCCCAAGGCCAGCTCGTCGACGTCGCTGTCGGAATCAAAGACCAAGGCGATTTCCATCAACGACGTGGGCCAGGTATTCCTCGACGCCTACCCGGTCACCCTGCCGGAGCTGGAAGACCGGCTGCGCACGGAAAAGGCGCTGAACCCGGATTTCCCCGTGGTGATACGTGGCGACGCCGTAGTGCAGTACCAGAAAGTCATTGAAGTGCTGGACCTGCTGCGCCGGCTCGAGTTGACCCAGGTGGGCCTGGTAACAGGCCGGCCCAAATAA
- a CDS encoding putative porin gives MNFRLRRLAAMIALACAVSGQAVAQQSAATDSSTTRNLINLLVQNGVLTEAQAAALLEQATRDAAQAAEPVLQEGDVRVPYIPENVREEITGEVRDQVISQAIAENWAQPNTFPDWASRIRLDADVRVRSESRFFDDYNDPYLIDFQRFNEEGPQDISQQALATGAWPPFYNTREDRINLLRLRARFGFTADISEHWRAGLRVATGSDDNPVSTNQTLGGGLEKKDLWLDRGFISWLPTQHLAFTAGRFANPFVTTDMLYASDLNFDGIAATYAAAEDSELSLFGTLGAFPLEFTSDDSPSRSEFKTKNQDKWLFGAQLGSLWKMDSDNQLRAAAGYYHFDNISGERSDPCQPWFSDREAGYGCNTDWSRPAFLQKGNTLFVLRDITLDPLNPAATPMEQYVGLASEFQLVDLNLRWQTALFNDMTLQVTGHYVHNLAYDEDDMLTRSGSTQQGSTDGRVINNLDQQGNIRSGGDAWMLDLALGTAVEIRDAGQWNVQLGYKYIEPDALPDAYNDSTFHRGGTNAKGYYLGGAYGFHKRVYGQMRWMSSEEVYGAPLRVDILQLEVNARF, from the coding sequence ATGAATTTCCGACTTCGCCGACTGGCTGCCATGATCGCCCTGGCCTGTGCCGTGTCTGGCCAGGCCGTGGCCCAGCAGAGCGCGGCCACCGACAGCAGCACCACGCGCAACCTGATCAATCTGCTGGTGCAGAATGGCGTGCTCACCGAAGCGCAGGCGGCGGCACTGCTCGAGCAGGCGACGCGTGACGCGGCGCAGGCCGCCGAGCCGGTGTTGCAGGAAGGGGATGTCCGCGTGCCGTACATCCCGGAAAATGTGCGCGAAGAAATCACCGGGGAAGTCCGCGATCAGGTCATCAGCCAGGCCATTGCGGAAAACTGGGCACAACCGAACACCTTCCCGGACTGGGCTTCGCGTATCCGGCTGGATGCCGACGTGCGTGTGCGCAGCGAATCGCGTTTTTTCGATGACTACAACGACCCCTACCTGATCGACTTCCAGCGTTTCAATGAGGAAGGCCCACAGGACATTTCACAGCAGGCACTGGCCACCGGTGCCTGGCCGCCGTTCTACAACACGCGCGAAGACCGCATCAACCTGCTGCGCCTGCGGGCGCGGTTCGGGTTCACGGCGGATATCTCCGAACACTGGCGCGCCGGGCTGCGCGTCGCCACCGGCAGTGACGATAATCCGGTGTCCACCAACCAGACCCTGGGCGGCGGGCTGGAGAAAAAAGACCTGTGGCTGGACCGCGGCTTCATCAGCTGGCTGCCGACGCAACACCTGGCGTTCACCGCCGGCCGCTTTGCCAACCCGTTCGTCACCACCGACATGCTGTACGCCAGCGACCTGAACTTTGACGGCATCGCTGCCACCTACGCCGCCGCAGAGGACAGTGAGCTGTCGCTGTTCGGCACACTGGGCGCCTTCCCGCTGGAATTTACCAGTGATGATTCCCCGTCGCGCAGCGAATTCAAGACCAAAAACCAGGACAAGTGGCTGTTCGGCGCGCAGCTTGGTTCGCTGTGGAAAATGGACAGTGACAACCAGTTGCGCGCAGCGGCAGGTTACTACCACTTCGACAACATCAGTGGTGAACGCTCCGATCCATGCCAGCCCTGGTTCAGTGACCGGGAGGCAGGCTATGGCTGTAACACCGACTGGTCGCGGCCGGCGTTCTTGCAGAAGGGCAATACGCTGTTCGTGCTGCGCGACATCACACTGGACCCGCTCAATCCGGCGGCCACACCGATGGAGCAGTACGTGGGCCTGGCGTCGGAATTCCAGCTTGTGGATCTCAACCTGAGATGGCAAACCGCGCTGTTCAACGACATGACACTGCAGGTCACCGGCCACTATGTGCACAACCTCGCCTACGATGAAGACGACATGCTCACGCGCTCCGGCAGCACGCAGCAGGGTTCTACCGACGGGCGGGTGATCAACAACCTGGACCAGCAAGGCAACATCCGCAGCGGCGGTGATGCCTGGATGCTGGACCTGGCCCTGGGCACGGCAGTGGAGATCCGCGACGCCGGCCAGTGGAACGTGCAACTGGGCTACAAATACATCGAGCCGGACGCCCTGCCGGATGCCTACAACGATTCCACCTTCCACCGTGGTGGCACCAACGCCAAGGGGTATTACCTGGGTGGCGCCTACGGTTTCCACAAACGTGTGTACGGCCAGATGCGCTGGATGAGCAGCGAGGAAGTGTATGGCGCACCGCTGCGGGTGGACATCCTGCAACTGGAAGTCAATGCACGCTTCTGA